Within the Desulfobacterales bacterium genome, the region CAAGGAAGGTGCGCCGAGCGCACCATCCTGGTGATTCATCCCGAAGGAGTAGATTTTCATGAAGCGGGTGATATTTGGGGAATGGAAACTTACGCTGCTGAAGATGCCGTTATGCAGCGCTTCGGCAAATCCGATAATCGGTATCGACGCAAAGGCGCGGTGGTAATTGGACCGGCTGGTGAAAATCAGGTCTGCTTTGCGGTCATTGAAAACGATTACTGGCGATCCGCTGGAAGAACCGGTGTCGGCACAATCATGGGCGCCAAACAAATCAAAGGCATTTTATTTCAGGGCGATCAGAAACGTTCGTTTTATGATGACAAAGCGGTGCGCGAATTTTCCAAGAATCTCGCGGCAGAGGCCAAAGACAGCCCGGCGACCAATGCTTATAAGTCACTGGGAACCCCCATGATGGTCAAGCTGATCAACACCGCCGGTGCGTTTCCAACGCGCTACTGGGCAGAAGGCGTCTATACGGATTGGGAAAAAATCAGCGCCGATGCCCTGCATGAAAGATGCGATGTCAAGCCCCATGCCTGCCTAAAGTGTTTTATGGCCTGCGGGCGCATGAGCACCGTCCAAAAGGGTCGTCATGCCGGCCTCAAGATCGAAGGACCGGAGTATGAAACCATTTATGCCTTCGGGGGACTGTGCCTAATCGACAGCATCGAAGAAATTGCCTATCTGAATGATATCTGTGATCGTCTGGGCATGGATACGATTACAGCCGGCAACCTTTGCGCCTTTACGATTGAAGCTGCCAAACAGGGCCGCATCGATTATCCGATCGACTATGGTGATGTCGACGCCATCGCCGACTTGCTTCATAAAATCGCCGCCAGAGAAGACATCGGTGAAGTGCTGGCTGGTGGCATAAAAGCGGCGGCCCGGCAATGGCAAATGGAAGACCAGGCGGTTCACGTTAAGGGACTTGAGCCGGCGGGATATGATCCGCGTTCTCTCAAAGGCATGGGCTTGAGCTATGCCACCTCGGATCGGGGGGCGTGTCACTTGAGAGCCACTTTTTATAAACCGGAAATCAGCGGCATGATCCCACCGGAGCAAATTGAAGGTAAAGCCGAGCTATTTTTGGATTTTGAAGATCGGTTGACCCTTTTCGACACGTTGATTCTTTGCCGGTTTTACCGTGATTTCTACGACTGGGATAAGCTGGCAGAAATGATCCGGGCCTTAACCGGCATCGATGAAGGTAAAGCAGGACTGCAGCAGAGGGCCCGGCAGATTGCTGACATCATCCGGCGGTTCAATTTGCGGGAAGGGTTAAAGCCCGAGGATGATCGGCTGCCGAAAATCTTTCACCGCAAACTTGAAGATTCCGGGCTGGTCATCACCGAAGATGAGCTTGAAACCATGCTGCAGGATTATTATCGACTGCATGGATGGGACGAAATGGGTCAGCCTCAAGGCTGATCATTTGATGTATTTTGATATTTGGTGCTTGAATTTGCATGAAAATTAATGAGAAGCAATCATAAAAATATACAATAGCGATGCAACGAACCGGCGGAGTATAACAATAGCAGATCATTCTTAATGGATGTGTATCATTCTATCTCATTAATTTTCACCCTGGAAACAATGCGGCGAGCCTCAGGCTTCCATCGGTCCGCCTGAGGCGGATTATTCAGAGCGAAGCATAGTTCACTATAGCTTCGCCCTGAAATGCCTTGCATATGAAAGCCTGCGACTCGTGCAAAATTCATGCACATTTATTGAGAAATATCGTTTTGCAAAAAATGTAAATCATCATTAAAATGCGGGGGGTGGATCGCAATGTGATCGTGTGGACTCTAAATCCACATAGGCGGGTGCAACTCCCGTACTCCCCGCCATTAAACTTTAGATTCTGCCAGAGTTGAGGATTCATATGGTTACGTGGACCGAAACACAGCTAAGACGATTGCAGGAGCTGGAAGCATCCGAGTCTGATTTGAACCAGGAATTTGAGAATACGGCTGCTCGGGAAAGTGCTTTCCAGAAAATCGAAAATAAGCAGGCGCAGCAATTACGGCAGCGCCTAAAAGCGTTTCGTGAAAATGAAATGAGGCCCGGACTATGCAGGCTTGAAACCAAGCTGGCAGAGGAGCTGATCAAACAGGGCTTCGTCCAAGTCACCACACCGATATTAATGTCGCGGGGCCTATTGCAGAAAATGTCGATTGACGCCGACCACCCGCTGAATTCCCAGATATACTGGCTCGATAAAAATAAGTGTTTGCGACCCATGCTGGCACCCCATCTGTATTACGTTTTGGTGGACCTGCTGCGCCTGTGGGATAAACCGGTCAAGGTTTTTGAGATCGGTCCCTGCTTTCGCAAGGAATCTCATGGTGCCCAGCATTCCAGTGAGTTCACCATGCTCAATTTGGTTGAAATGGGGCTTCCCACCGATCAGCGAAAAAAGAGAATTTCAGAATTAGGCGCTTTGGTTGCTGAGACCGCCGGCATCAGTAGTTATCGCTTTGAGAAGATAAAATCCGAAATCTATGGTGATACCATCGACATGGTGGCTGGAAAGGATCCGGTTGAGATCGGTTCGGCCGCTATGGGCCCGCATCCGCTGGATCGGCCCTGGAAAATAACGGATACATGGGTTGGCATCGGTTTTGGGCTCGAACGGCTGCTCATGGTGGCTGCTAGCAGTAGCAATCTGGCAAAGATGGGGCGCAGCCTCACCTATTTGGATGGTATCCGCTTAAATATTCAATGAGAATTAAAGTGAACGATGCAGACAAAGGGCAAGTCTTTGAAGCCCTGCTTTCCAAAATAAAAGCAGAAGAAAACCTGTCAACAGCTGAGATGTCATTTCTTCTGAACCTGCAGGATGAAGGTCAGATCGAGGCGCTTTTTGAAAAGGCCCGCAACGTGCGTCGCAATTATTTCGGTAACAAAATTTTCATGTACGGATTTATCTACGCCAGTACCTATTGCCGTAATGATTGCCGCTTTTGTCTTTTTCGCCGCTCGAATGTGCAAACCACACGATACCGCAAAACAAAACAGGAAATTATGACTGCCGCCACCCGCTTGGCGGATTCCGGTGTTCATCTGATCGATCTGACCATGGGTGAAGACCCTGATATGTTCAACGGCCCTGGGGCTGGTTTTGATCGGCTTGCGGATCTGGTGGCATCTTTACAAAAACAAACAGGGCTGCCGATAATGGTCTCTCCGGGGGTGGTGCCCGCGGGGGTTATGCAGCGGCTGGCCGCAGCAGGCGCGGTTTGGTATGCGTGCTATCAGGAAACCCACAATCCATCGTTGTTCGAAAAACTGCGACCCAGTCAGGATTATCATCGTCGCATGCAAAGTAAAGTTGACGCCCACCATTGCGGTATGCTCGTAGAGGAAGGTTTGCTGTGCGGGGTGGGCGAAACCCCGGATCATATCGTTCAATCGCTAAAGGTAATGAATAAAGTGGGAGCGGATCAAATCAGAGTAATGAACTTTGTTCCGCAACTAGGGACACCCATGGCACAACAAGCGCCACCGGACCCCCTCAGAGAGACCCTCATGATTGCGATCATGCGACTTGTCTTTCCTGATCGCCTTATCCCGGCATCATTGGACGTGGCAGGCATCGCCGGGTTGAGAAGCCGTCTAAATGCGGGCGCCAATGTGGTCACATCCATCGTACCCCCTGGTGAAGGCCTTTTCGGTGTCGCTCAGCATTCGCTGAACATAGAAGAAGGCGGTCGCACAACAGCGGCCGTGCAAAACGTTTTGCAGCCCCTTGGGCTGCAACCGGCTAGCCGCAAAGTTTACCAGAGCTGGCTCAAAGGCCGCCAACAATTTGTCGCCAACCCTCAAATCCGCACGGAGGCTGCATGTTAGTCGCCGTCGCCGGCGGGAATCTCCAGGGTGTTGAAGCAGCTTACCTGGCTCACAAGGCAGGCTGGGACGTTCTCGTCCTTGACCGCAAGCCGGTCGCTCCAGCCGCCGGTCTTGGTAACTCCTTCACCCGCATAGATGTTACCTCAAAAAAGGATCTAACTCAGGCACTGGATGGTGTCGACCTTGTTATACCTACCCTGGAAAATCCAGCCGCCCTGGACTGTTTACACCGGGTAACCCGGAACATGGAAATCCCGTTTGCTTTTGATCCCACCGCGTACGGCATTTCCTGCTCTAAAATCACATCCGATCAACTTTTCAAATCTGCCGACATATCCACTCCCGCCGGTTGGCCGGAATGCAACTTTCCGGTGATTGCCAAACCCGGTATCGGAAGCGGAAGCCGGGGGCTAAAAATCTATAAAGAGCGAGCCGACCTGCCGGACGCCATCATCGCTGATAACCGGGAATGGCTTATTCAGGAATTTGTTACCGGGCCGTCATATTCTTTAGAGATCGTCGGGTTGCCGGGACAATATGTGACACCGCAGGTCACCGAACTGGAAATGGACAGCCGCTATGACTGCAAACGGGTAACAGCACCATCGAATCTGGCCGATTCGCTGATTGATGAATTTGAACGGCTTTCGCTGACACTGGCGAATACCTTAAATTTGAAAGGCATCATGGATGTCGAAGTCATTTTACATAAAAATGAACTGAAAGTGATTGAAATCGACGCGCGTCTGCCCAGCCAGACCCCGACGGCTGTCTATTGGTCAACCGGCATAAATATGGTTCAATTGCTGGGGGAGCTGTTTATAGACCGCTGGCCTTACACTGATCCCGTACCTGCTCGTGAATCCGACGTGATATACGAACACCTTAGGGTAACATCTGATCGCCTTGAAATCGCCGGCGAACGCATCATGACGATAGAGGATCCCCTGCATATCGAGCCGGGTTTTTTCGGTGCCGATGAGGCTATAACCAACTACGCCGGAGGCCGTCAGGAATGGGTTGCCACCCTGATTGTGACGGAAGAAAATATGATGGCCGCTCGGGAAAAACGCAACAGCATCATTGATGAAATCCGCAAAAGCTTAAATCTTGACAATTATCAAGATTCCACCCCTGCAGGATTCGGATCAGGAGAAAATTTGTGACCCGACTGATCAACACTGACATTAGCGATATTGCTGCTAATTTGAAGAATTATGATGCGGAATTGGCTGCCCGGACGGGTCATACCCTGAGCAGCATCGCCTGTCGTGCCGTTGACACCGGTGAAGGACGCATCAAAAACGTACTGCCCGATCTTCAGGTATCCGTCGTCCCCATATCCAGCGGCCAAGGCATCATTGGCGGTTTCTGCGATGCTGTTTTAAGCATCCTTGCACACATGGGTGCAAACGCTTTTGTGACTCAGTCCACGGATGTTGCCGGCATTGCAGAGGCAGTTCAAAAGAAGGCGGATGTGATGATGCTGGCCGATGATGAACGCTTTGTGGCGCTGCATATTCATAGCCGGAAAATTGCCGACAATGCGGTTTGCACTGGGCAGGTCTATGCCACAGGTCTCAATCTGATGACCGGCGGCTTGAAAGACAAGACAGTGCTGGTGATCGGTTGTGGTCCGGTGGGCGGCAGTGCAGCGCAATCTTTGGTTCATATGGGTGCCCGGGTTTCGGTTTATGATATCAACGGGGAAACCGCACAGAATTCGGTTGAAGCGATCCGTCACAAATTGGATACGCATATTCAGCTTGTCGATACGTTGGACGCCGCGCTTGTGCAGCACAGATTGATCATAGATGCCTCACCGGCCGGCAACATTATCCATGCACAGCATATTACGCCGCATACCTATGTGAGCGCTCCTGGAATGCCGTACGGTCTGGATGATGAAGCCCACACCGCGATATCCAATCGAATTCTGCATGATCCCCTTCAGCTGGGGGTGGCCACGATGCTGGTCAGCGCCGCCAGGCACCACTGTGAATACCTTTCAGAAAGCTAAAATGATGGCGAAACGATATTACCGCAAACGCGTTGATCTTTTTCGGCTGATTGATAAGATTAAATTGTGGCCTTCGCGCAAAGGAGTTTTACACGGTATCCGGAATATTCAACTGATAGGGGACCAGGCTCAGATTACCACCCATTGCAACAAAACCTTTATGGCCAACGATTCCCGCAACAGCCGCGCGGCCCGCTGGCTGAGAAATAAATGGTTTAAGGATGTGTGCCCAATTTGTCAAGTTCCCGCCTGGAAGCTGGAAAAATATTCATCCACCCAGTTTAAGCGTCACTACGGCTCAGCCCTGCTTTCTGAGGACGAGTTGGAAGATAAAAATAGCGGTTAAATATGAAGATGCAAGATACTTGGTTTCTATTGATAATATCTGCTATTTAAGCGCACCTGTGATATGTTGGTACCTGAAGATTCCGTCTAAATTAAAACTGATGATTAAGTTTACAGCTCAAAGACTAATTCTCAGTCGGTTCGCTCCTCATCGATTTACCAAATAAAGCCCCCCACCCACACAAGCTAATCCTACCCAAACCAATAAAGTTATCGGCTCATTCAAAATCAACCCGCCCAGAATAACCCCAAAAAGTGGTGCCAAGAAAGTAAAAGCCGCCAACCGGCTCACTGTATACCGGTGAATCAACCAAAACCAAACCAGAAACGAGGCAAAAGCTACAATTACGCTCTGATAAAAAAGCGAGGCCAATACTAATGGAGTAAGATTTAAGTCTGCAGGTAACTCGAACACAACTGACCCCATGGCCAGTAATGGAAAGGAGTATATGAGCTGAGCGAAGAGGGTTTGATAATGATTCAGATTCACCTTCTCGGTGATGCGCTTAACGTACAAGGTGGTGGCGGCCCAGAAAATGGCCCCAGATAGCGCCATCAGATCCCCTACCCAATAAAGGGGGGGCAGTTCAGGCGAGCGAGCCCGAAACACCGCCGCCACCCCGCAGAAAGCAAGTACCAAACCGAAAAGCTTGGTCGGGGTCAGACGGTCGTCTTTCAAAAAAAAATGCGCACCTAACGCCACCCAAAAAGCATGGGTGTAAAGAATGATAAGTGAACGTGAGGCTGGGGTAAAAGTGAGGCCCCAGTATATAAACAAAAAATCCAGACCGAACAGAAGACCGATCACCAGGGCGTGACGGGTTTGTCCTGGAGGGAAAGCCACCGTATGTCCATTCATGCGGGCATAGGCCCATAGTAAGGCCCCGGAAACCAAAGAGCGCAGGGCGGCGGCCATGAGTGGCGGCATTCCCTGGTTGCTGAACTTGATGCTCACCGCATTGGCGCCCCACACAAAGCAGAGCAGAATCAAAATAAGTCCGGCGCTCACTGGCAAACGCCCTGTGGTCTGGTTATCCTGCAGAGATATGATCCTCCCCATGCGGCGGCATTATCAATACTCCGCCAATAATCGCTAAATTCCAGATATATTGAAAGTATCTTCAAAAATCCACGCTCATGAAAATCTATGATACCATTAAATATCACAAATTGCCCAGGCGATGGTATTGAGCAAGATATCAAATTCCTGGCCGCTGGTTACTGGTCACGACTCGGCTGAGCCGTTCGGCTCTGCTTGACGAAAACGATCTCAAAAACAAAAATGGTACTTAGTCCATTTTGCCACAACCTATAGACGCTGAAACTAAATTAGCTGTTGTAGAATACATCTCTAATCCATAACCCAAAACCTATTCTCAAAATAGTAGATCACGTTTTCCGGTTGGCCAGTTGAGTCCGCCTCCGGCGGATTGAGCCCGGAAAAAGGGGGAAACTGCGTAAATTTATTTTTTAACCGGCAAACGGGCTAACCCGCCTGAGGCGGACAAGCGGGTAACGGGCTCAACCTGTAAAATCCGAGCATTTTGAATCGCTTTATAATCCGCCACGAATATTGGCGGATTAGATGCATTTTGAGGATAGGTTTTAAATGTAGCCCTTGAAAGATCGGCGGACTACGGCGCTGTATACCCAATCGATCAGCGTGACAAAATCATAAACCGGCATCTTGATAGCATCCTGGACGGCCCGGCCGTGAGTGGGAAAGAGCGTGCACTCTAAAAGCATGGATCCCACCTCCGGTTGTTCTTCCACCATATTGCGCGCCAGCTGCACCAGTCCCTTTTCGAGTTGATAAACATTGTAATGCCCCTCGCCGGCCAGGATTTTCTGCATCTCGGGCAATACCTCTGCGCCGCTGATAATCACCCGGGAAGGATCCGCTATCCCACAATTTTTAAGCACCGGGGCACCGTTGAGAACCTCGCCATTGGCAGTGAGCACCCCGACTTTTTGCTCCGGCTTCAGAGAGTTGAGGATCAGCGGAACCTGCATCAAGCTCGAAAAAAAGCAGGGTACATTCAGCTCACTGACCACCTGCGGCAAATAGTTGCCGAAAAAGCCACAAGCACCGATAATGGCCCGACAGCCCTGCCGCTGCAGGTGCTTTCCGGCTTCGATCAGCTGGGATAAAACCGCCGCATCCAGCTCGGGCGAAACAACGCTTTCCACCGAGGCCGCCTCGATAGATGTATACAGCACCGGGTATTTAAAGGAGGTGGCGTTTTCAACGCTGCCCGGGGGCATGGCATAACCGGCCTGGCCAAAAAGGATGATCCCAATGGCCACACCGCTGACAACCT harbors:
- a CDS encoding aldehyde ferredoxin oxidoreductase family protein, with product MHGFYNRILKIDLSNKRFSIEALDEDANNLLGGKGLCAHLLSSLNPPGVDPLSPENSLIFATGPSGGSTIWGSCRYGVFTKSPQTGFYSESYSGGKVPEAIDSTGFDAIVIQGRCAERTILVIHPEGVDFHEAGDIWGMETYAAEDAVMQRFGKSDNRYRRKGAVVIGPAGENQVCFAVIENDYWRSAGRTGVGTIMGAKQIKGILFQGDQKRSFYDDKAVREFSKNLAAEAKDSPATNAYKSLGTPMMVKLINTAGAFPTRYWAEGVYTDWEKISADALHERCDVKPHACLKCFMACGRMSTVQKGRHAGLKIEGPEYETIYAFGGLCLIDSIEEIAYLNDICDRLGMDTITAGNLCAFTIEAAKQGRIDYPIDYGDVDAIADLLHKIAAREDIGEVLAGGIKAAARQWQMEDQAVHVKGLEPAGYDPRSLKGMGLSYATSDRGACHLRATFYKPEISGMIPPEQIEGKAELFLDFEDRLTLFDTLILCRFYRDFYDWDKLAEMIRALTGIDEGKAGLQQRARQIADIIRRFNLREGLKPEDDRLPKIFHRKLEDSGLVITEDELETMLQDYYRLHGWDEMGQPQG
- the pylSc gene encoding pyrrolysine--tRNA(Pyl) ligase large subunit yields the protein MVTWTETQLRRLQELEASESDLNQEFENTAARESAFQKIENKQAQQLRQRLKAFRENEMRPGLCRLETKLAEELIKQGFVQVTTPILMSRGLLQKMSIDADHPLNSQIYWLDKNKCLRPMLAPHLYYVLVDLLRLWDKPVKVFEIGPCFRKESHGAQHSSEFTMLNLVEMGLPTDQRKKRISELGALVAETAGISSYRFEKIKSEIYGDTIDMVAGKDPVEIGSAAMGPHPLDRPWKITDTWVGIGFGLERLLMVAASSSNLAKMGRSLTYLDGIRLNIQ
- the pylB gene encoding methylornithine synthase PylB — protein: MNDADKGQVFEALLSKIKAEENLSTAEMSFLLNLQDEGQIEALFEKARNVRRNYFGNKIFMYGFIYASTYCRNDCRFCLFRRSNVQTTRYRKTKQEIMTAATRLADSGVHLIDLTMGEDPDMFNGPGAGFDRLADLVASLQKQTGLPIMVSPGVVPAGVMQRLAAAGAVWYACYQETHNPSLFEKLRPSQDYHRRMQSKVDAHHCGMLVEEGLLCGVGETPDHIVQSLKVMNKVGADQIRVMNFVPQLGTPMAQQAPPDPLRETLMIAIMRLVFPDRLIPASLDVAGIAGLRSRLNAGANVVTSIVPPGEGLFGVAQHSLNIEEGGRTTAAVQNVLQPLGLQPASRKVYQSWLKGRQQFVANPQIRTEAAC
- the pylC gene encoding 3-methylornithine--L-lysine ligase PylC, which translates into the protein MLVAVAGGNLQGVEAAYLAHKAGWDVLVLDRKPVAPAAGLGNSFTRIDVTSKKDLTQALDGVDLVIPTLENPAALDCLHRVTRNMEIPFAFDPTAYGISCSKITSDQLFKSADISTPAGWPECNFPVIAKPGIGSGSRGLKIYKERADLPDAIIADNREWLIQEFVTGPSYSLEIVGLPGQYVTPQVTELEMDSRYDCKRVTAPSNLADSLIDEFERLSLTLANTLNLKGIMDVEVILHKNELKVIEIDARLPSQTPTAVYWSTGINMVQLLGELFIDRWPYTDPVPARESDVIYEHLRVTSDRLEIAGERIMTIEDPLHIEPGFFGADEAITNYAGGRQEWVATLIVTEENMMAAREKRNSIIDEIRKSLNLDNYQDSTPAGFGSGENL
- the pylD gene encoding 3-methylornithyl-N6-L-lysine dehydrogenase PylD; its protein translation is MTRLINTDISDIAANLKNYDAELAARTGHTLSSIACRAVDTGEGRIKNVLPDLQVSVVPISSGQGIIGGFCDAVLSILAHMGANAFVTQSTDVAGIAEAVQKKADVMMLADDERFVALHIHSRKIADNAVCTGQVYATGLNLMTGGLKDKTVLVIGCGPVGGSAAQSLVHMGARVSVYDINGETAQNSVEAIRHKLDTHIQLVDTLDAALVQHRLIIDASPAGNIIHAQHITPHTYVSAPGMPYGLDDEAHTAISNRILHDPLQLGVATMLVSAARHHCEYLSES
- the pylSn gene encoding pyrrolysine--tRNA(Pyl) ligase small subunit produces the protein MMAKRYYRKRVDLFRLIDKIKLWPSRKGVLHGIRNIQLIGDQAQITTHCNKTFMANDSRNSRAARWLRNKWFKDVCPICQVPAWKLEKYSSTQFKRHYGSALLSEDELEDKNSG
- a CDS encoding DMT family transporter; the encoded protein is MSAGLILILLCFVWGANAVSIKFSNQGMPPLMAAALRSLVSGALLWAYARMNGHTVAFPPGQTRHALVIGLLFGLDFLFIYWGLTFTPASRSLIILYTHAFWVALGAHFFLKDDRLTPTKLFGLVLAFCGVAAVFRARSPELPPLYWVGDLMALSGAIFWAATTLYVKRITEKVNLNHYQTLFAQLIYSFPLLAMGSVVFELPADLNLTPLVLASLFYQSVIVAFASFLVWFWLIHRYTVSRLAAFTFLAPLFGVILGGLILNEPITLLVWVGLACVGGGLYLVNR